The Thermoanaerobacterium thermosaccharolyticum DSM 571 region TCCAGAAATTACGACTGTAGCTTTATTCACCTCAGGTAATTTTGCCACATTACTTGCTATCTTTGCTGCTCTTGTACTTTGCGGTACCGGTCTTTTTACAGGAGTTGGTGTAGTAGGTGTAGGTGTTGTCGGTGTCCTTGACGGTGCCGGTGTCGTCATTCCTGGTGAAGGAGCCGGTGTCGTTCTAGGTGTTGTCGGAGTATATCTAGTAGGAGACGGCTTCTTAGTAGTCTTACATCCTGTCAAAGATATAGACAAAGCCATTATCAAAGTCAAAAGTATTAACAAAATGTTTCTTGTCTTTTTCAATTTAAACACCTCCAATCAATATTTTGCTCACATAAAAACAATTTATTATAATGTAATATGTTAATAATTGTCAGTCACAATTAGATTTGAACTTTTAACGCTTTTCATATATAATTCTATTTGATGCAAAATAGAAAAATTTTTTCATAAAATTAAAAACAATTCGGAGGAATATAAATGGAAATAGGCATAGTTGGTTTACCTAATGTTGGTAAAAGTACAATATTTAATGCAATAACACAAGCAGGTGCTGAATGCGCAAATTATCCTTTCTGCACAATAGAACCTAATGTTGGTATTGTTTCTGTGCCAGACAATAGGCTTTATGAACTTGCAAAAATAGTCAATCCTCAAAAGATAATACCAGCTACAATTAAATTTGTAGACATAGCTGGACTTGTCAAAGGCGCCAGCAAAGGCGAAGGTTTAGGAAATAAATTTTTATCGCATATTAGGGAAGTTGATGCAATTTTAAATGTCGTAAGGTGTTTCGAAGATAGCAATATTACTCATGTTGAAGGCAATATTGACCCAATTAGAGACATTGAAATCATAACATTAGAATTGGTGCTTGCTGATCTAGAAGTTATAGAAAAGCGAATTGCAAAGACTTCTAAATACGCAAAAAATGATAAATCTGCAGCATTTGAATTAAATATACTAGAAAAAATCAAAAACACTTTAGATGATGGAAAACCTGTACGCACGATGAATTTCGATGAAGATGAGCTTCCATTTGTAAATCAGCTTATGCTATTAACGTCAAAGCCAGTTATGTACGCTGCAAATATTTCTGAGGACGACCTTATATCTGGCAAAGAAAATGAGTATGTTAAAAAACTTAAAGAGTATGCTGAAAAAGAAAAATCAGAAGTAATTGTCATATCAGCAAAAATTGAAGAAGAACTTTCATCACTCCCCGATGAGGAAAAATACGAATTACTGTCTGAATAC contains the following coding sequences:
- a CDS encoding YhcN/YlaJ family sporulation lipoprotein translates to MKKTRNILLILLTLIMALSISLTGCKTTKKPSPTRYTPTTPRTTPAPSPGMTTPAPSRTPTTPTPTTPTPVKRPVPQSTRAAKIASNVAKLPEVNKATVVISGNTAIVGIDMKANVQGTHETQVKKKVEKTVRDTDKGIKNVSVTSDPDLYTRINNIAKGIAAGRPLSEFTKQITEILKRITPSA
- the ychF gene encoding redox-regulated ATPase YchF gives rise to the protein MEIGIVGLPNVGKSTIFNAITQAGAECANYPFCTIEPNVGIVSVPDNRLYELAKIVNPQKIIPATIKFVDIAGLVKGASKGEGLGNKFLSHIREVDAILNVVRCFEDSNITHVEGNIDPIRDIEIITLELVLADLEVIEKRIAKTSKYAKNDKSAAFELNILEKIKNTLDDGKPVRTMNFDEDELPFVNQLMLLTSKPVMYAANISEDDLISGKENEYVKKLKEYAEKEKSEVIVISAKIEEELSSLPDEEKYELLSEYGLKEPGLNNIIRHGYSLLGLITFFTAGPKEVRAWTIKKGTKAPQAAGKIHTDFEKGFIRAEVISYKDYIESGGEVAAKEKGLMRLEGKDYVVEDGDIVVFRFNV